The following coding sequences lie in one Terriglobales bacterium genomic window:
- a CDS encoding LytTR family DNA-binding domain-containing protein, with product MPKIRALIVDDEPIARRGIRLLLRDFPEVDVLRECPNGRDAVKAIRELAPDLVFLDVQMPELDGFQVVEQVGAAHMPAVVFVTAYDQYALKAFEVHALDYVLKPIEKERFRQAFRQAVRWLERDRIVGLAERLEAMLGSLDHGARASKPQAPQRIVVKDAGRIFFLDPRDVDWIDSAGNYLQLHVGKTVHLLRETMNEMERKLEPQEFVRIRRSTLVNVRRIREFRPLFKGSYAVLLRDGTELTSSRRYRSSLDAFFRGRR from the coding sequence ATGCCGAAGATTCGCGCGCTGATCGTTGACGACGAGCCCATCGCCCGCCGCGGCATCCGCCTCCTGTTGCGCGACTTCCCGGAAGTCGATGTGCTCCGCGAGTGTCCCAACGGGCGCGACGCCGTCAAGGCCATCCGCGAGCTTGCCCCCGATCTGGTCTTTCTTGATGTGCAGATGCCGGAACTCGACGGCTTTCAGGTGGTGGAGCAGGTAGGCGCCGCCCACATGCCCGCCGTCGTCTTCGTCACGGCGTACGACCAGTACGCGCTCAAGGCCTTCGAGGTGCACGCGCTCGACTACGTGCTGAAGCCGATCGAGAAGGAGCGATTCCGCCAGGCTTTTCGCCAGGCCGTGCGCTGGCTCGAACGCGACCGCATCGTCGGCCTCGCCGAGCGCCTGGAAGCGATGCTGGGCTCGCTCGACCACGGCGCGCGCGCCAGCAAGCCGCAGGCGCCGCAGCGCATCGTGGTGAAAGACGCCGGCCGCATCTTTTTTCTCGACCCGCGCGACGTCGACTGGATCGATTCCGCCGGCAACTACCTGCAGTTGCACGTCGGCAAGACCGTGCACCTGCTGCGCGAGACCATGAACGAGATGGAGCGCAAGCTGGAACCGCAGGAGTTCGTACGCATCCGCCGCTCCACCCTGGTCAACGTGCGCCGCATCCGCGAATTCCGCCCGCTGTTCAAAGGCTCCTATGCGGTCCTGCTGCGCGATGGGACCGAACTCACTTCCAGCCGCCGCTACCGCTCCAGCCTGGACGCCTTCTTCCGCGGCCGCCGCTGA
- a CDS encoding histidine kinase: MLLGLLFVGRNYIAYAAWGEPFPWDRAFLVEMEFSFSWALLTPLVIALARRFPIERGRLRFVLPLHLVFGCLLAPISAVMSWSFFFLTMAITKNFAWAEFAMRFRSSAPFVIYIGTAGFWMYWVILGAYFGLSYYRLYREQKLEAAELEVRASRLQEQLARAQLDALKMRLHPHFLFNTLNTISVLMQEDVERANRMLIRLSELLRIALDHQGADQVPLRDEISFLERYLEIQQIRFEDRLSVRFDVEGAALEACVPALILQPLVENAVRHGVARRAEPGRVEVRARAVDGRLLLEVWNDGPGLSEGGEGAANGSGYGLANTRARLDQHYGAAQRFAVENARSGVLASIEIPFVAANAAEEVHAEDSRADR, from the coding sequence ATGCTGCTCGGCCTGCTCTTCGTGGGCCGTAACTACATCGCCTACGCCGCCTGGGGCGAGCCCTTTCCGTGGGATCGTGCCTTCCTGGTAGAGATGGAATTCTCCTTCTCCTGGGCCCTGCTGACGCCGCTGGTCATCGCGCTGGCCCGTCGTTTTCCTATCGAGCGCGGACGGCTGCGCTTCGTTCTGCCCCTGCACTTGGTCTTCGGCTGCCTGCTGGCGCCCATCAGCGCCGTCATGAGCTGGTCGTTCTTCTTCCTGACCATGGCGATCACGAAGAACTTCGCTTGGGCGGAGTTTGCCATGCGTTTTCGCAGCAGCGCGCCCTTCGTCATCTACATCGGCACCGCGGGCTTCTGGATGTACTGGGTGATCCTGGGCGCCTACTTCGGACTTTCCTACTATCGCCTGTACCGCGAACAGAAGCTGGAGGCGGCGGAGCTGGAAGTGCGGGCCTCGCGCCTGCAGGAGCAACTGGCGCGGGCGCAACTGGACGCGCTGAAGATGCGCCTCCACCCGCACTTCCTTTTCAACACCTTAAACACCATCTCCGTGCTCATGCAGGAGGACGTGGAGCGCGCCAACCGCATGCTCATCCGTTTGAGCGAGTTGCTGCGCATCGCGCTCGACCACCAGGGCGCCGACCAGGTGCCGTTGCGCGATGAGATCAGCTTCCTGGAGCGCTATCTCGAGATCCAGCAGATCCGCTTCGAAGACCGCCTGTCGGTGCGTTTCGACGTCGAGGGCGCGGCCCTGGAGGCTTGCGTCCCGGCGCTCATCCTGCAGCCGCTGGTGGAGAATGCGGTACGCCACGGGGTGGCCCGGCGAGCCGAGCCCGGCCGCGTCGAAGTCCGCGCTCGCGCCGTCGATGGGCGTCTGCTCCTGGAGGTATGGAACGACGGTCCCGGGCTTTCCGAGGGAGGGGAGGGCGCCGCCAATGGCTCCGGCTACGGGCTGGCCAACACCCGCGCCCGCCTCGATCAGCACTACGGAGCGGCGCAGCGCTTTGCCGTGGAGAATGCCCGCAGTGGGGTGCTGGCTTCCATCGAGATCCCGTTCGTCGCCGCAAATGCCGCCGAGGAGGTCCATGCCGAAGATTCGCGCGCTGATCGTTGA
- a CDS encoding fumarylacetoacetate hydrolase family protein: MRLITFEDGTGRKRTGALTTDDRIVDLNTAYALYARDVEHEEAHYRLARARVPTSMRALFAGGDRSLDAARQAVKYVAEKGGKITGPSGEPVVYGRDQVRLRAPIIPKKFFHTAGNFREHHEEAQKSGFSHPVLPWIVFFQNVDAIIGHDQPVVYPRHLTEELDYELELAIVVKKAGKHFTAEEAKDYIGGYVIFNDVTARDIQRREMKSGVFSFCKGIDTFCPLGPWIVTADEIPDPHNLAMELRVNGESRQRSHSSKMSVTIPQILAHYSAMGYSAGDVVSTGTVSGVAAFSGDPKAWYLKPGDVMECEIEKVGVLRNKVITWEEAHGGPPPKTA, translated from the coding sequence ATGCGCTTGATCACCTTTGAAGACGGCACCGGACGAAAGCGAACCGGAGCTCTGACCACCGATGACCGCATCGTGGACCTCAACACCGCCTACGCCTTGTACGCGCGTGACGTGGAGCATGAAGAGGCGCATTACCGCCTGGCCCGGGCACGCGTTCCCACGTCCATGCGGGCGCTGTTCGCGGGCGGCGACCGCAGCCTGGACGCCGCGCGCCAGGCGGTGAAGTACGTGGCGGAAAAAGGCGGGAAAATCACCGGGCCTTCGGGGGAGCCGGTCGTCTATGGCCGCGACCAGGTGCGCCTCAGGGCTCCCATCATCCCCAAAAAGTTCTTTCACACCGCCGGAAATTTCCGCGAGCACCACGAGGAAGCGCAGAAGTCGGGCTTCTCCCATCCCGTGCTGCCCTGGATCGTCTTTTTTCAGAACGTGGACGCCATCATCGGCCACGACCAGCCCGTGGTCTATCCGCGTCACCTGACCGAAGAGCTGGACTACGAGCTGGAACTGGCCATCGTGGTGAAAAAAGCCGGCAAGCATTTCACTGCCGAGGAAGCGAAGGATTACATCGGCGGCTACGTCATCTTCAATGACGTCACGGCGCGCGACATTCAGCGGCGGGAGATGAAATCGGGAGTGTTCAGTTTCTGCAAGGGCATCGATACTTTCTGCCCGCTCGGCCCCTGGATCGTCACCGCCGACGAGATCCCCGACCCGCACAACCTGGCCATGGAGCTGCGCGTCAACGGCGAGTCCCGCCAGCGCTCGCATTCCAGCAAGATGAGCGTGACGATTCCCCAGATCCTGGCGCACTACTCCGCCATGGGCTACAGCGCCGGCGACGTGGTCTCGACCGGCACCGTCTCCGGTGTGGCCGCCTTCTCGGGCGACCCCAAGGCCTGGTACCTCAAGCCTGGTGACGTAATGGAGTGCGAAATTGAGAAGGTTGGGGTCCTGCGCAACAAGGTCATCACCTGGGAAGAGGCGCATGGAGGTCCGCCGCCGAAGACGGCCTAG